Below is a window of Georgenia soli DNA.
CCGCCGCGGCCGAGGCGGTCCGGCTCGCCGAGGCCGCGGGTGACGCGGCGGCGGTCGCCGAGTGCTCGCTCGCGCAGCGGGCCGGCCTGGCGAGCCCGGCGCACCTGGGCGAGCGGCTGGCCGGGCTCGACCGCGCCGTCGCCGCCGCGGCGCTCACCGACGACGGCGAGCTGCAGCTCGAGGCCGCCCGCCTCCAGCTGGTCGACGCGCTCGAGGCTGGGGATGTCGCCCTCGCCGGCGAGGCGCAGCGCCGCGCCACCGAGCTGGCGACCCACCTGGGCCGGCCGCTGTACCTCTGGTACCCGCCGATGTGGGAGGCGATGCACGCGCTCCTCGCCGGCAGCTACGCGGCGGCGCCCGGCCTGATCGACGCGTTCTCCGAGCAGGCCCACCGCTCCCACTACGCCGACGCGGGGATGGTGCGGACCATCCAGCTGCTCGAGCTGCAGCTCATGACGGGCGGCGCGCCGCAGGCCGTCGCCGAGGTCGAGGCTCTCGCCGAGGAGGCGCCGGACCGGTGGAGCTTCGCCGTCGCCGTCGTGCACGCCCGCGCGGGTGACGCCGTCGCGGCGCGAAGGGCGCTCGACCGGTACACCAGGGCCGACCTCAAGAACGTCGCCGACGACCTCAGCCGCAGCACGACCCTCGCCTACCTCGCCGAGGCGGCGACCGCCGTCGGGACGCCGCAGGAGTGCCGAGGGGTGGCGCAGCTGCTCCAGCCGTGGAGCGGGCACGTCGTCGTGCTCGGCTCAGGTGCGCTGTGCCTGGGTGCGGCGGACCACTTCCTCGGGGTCGCGCTGCGGGCGGCGGGGGAGACGGACGCCGCGGTCCGGCACCTGCGGGCGGCCGTCGAGCAGAACGACGCCCTCGGCGCGGCGGGGCGTGCTGCGTGGTCACGGGCGGAGCTGGGGCGCACCATGCGGGGGGACGGACGGCCGGGAGCGACCGAGCTGTTGCGGCGCGCCCGGGCGGACGCCGTCGCGCTCGGCCTGGCGCCGCTGGGCCGGGCACTGGAGCAGGGATGAACCATCGGGAGCAGCGGTGATCGACGACGCGGCACGACTGATCGGGCGGGAGTGGGCCGCCTTCCTCGAGCTCCTCGGGGGAAGTTCCTGGGACTCGCCGACGCGGCTGGCGGGGTGGACGGTGGAGGACCTGGCGCGTCACGTGCACTGGGGCATGACGCTCGAGGCCGACGCCCTCGAGATCGCCGCGGGCAGCGACGACGGGCACGTCGATGGCCACGGCGGCGCGGTTCACGGCGGCACGTCGGTCGGTGAACGACGTGCGGCGGGGGTCGACCTCGAGGGGCCCCGCGACCAGATCGTCCCGGCGCTGAGGCGTGCGCGGGCGCGTCTCCTTGCGGCCCTCGCCGCGGTACCGACGGAGCCGGGCACGGTGCTGCCCATGCCTTACGGGGACGTCCCGCTCGAGCTGGGACTGCAGGTCTTCGTCATGGAGGCGGCGGTGCACCGCAGCGACCTCGCCCACGCCGTCGGGGCCGACGGCCTCCTCGCCCCGGACGCGCACGCCGCGGCGGCGACGGTGCTGCAGGCTTTCTGGCCCGCGCTCGCGGCGGCCGCCGTCGCCACGCCGCCGCCCGGCACCGCCTTCCTGCTGCGCGGGACGACGGTGCGGGTCGAGGTCGAGTACGACGGCGCCGGCTGGGGCCCGCCGTCCGGGCCGCCCGCCGTCGTCGTCAGCGGTGACGATGACGCGGTCCTGCTCGCCGGGTACGGGCGCGTGCCGATGGACGCGGCTCCGGTCAGGGTCGAGGGGGACCGGGCGCTGGCGCGGCGCCTGAAGGAGTTCGTCCCGGGGCCGTGACTTGGGTGGTCGGGAGCCTCGCTGAGGCTCGTCGCCCCACGCGACCCGGGACGGAGCGTCTGGCCCCCTTGGCACGGGTCTGGCGCTACGCCGTTGTCCACAGGCTCGGACCGCGTCTACCGCCGGGAGGTTTCCTCCGCTAGTTTCCGGGAATGACCGGTTTGGGCCGGTCTGCTCTACCGACCATGGGGGTGGCGGGTGGACGAAGGGGTGGCGCTCCTCGAGAGCGAGGTGCGCGAGCTCGTCCGTCGGCGTGGGGTCGACCCGGCGCGCGACGCCGAGGGCGTGCGGGCGCTGGTCTCCGCAGCGCTGGCTGACTACGACGACCGGTCGGTGGCCGGGCTGGTGCCGCCGATCGGTGATCCGGAGGCGGCCGCGAAGGAGGTCGTCGACGCCGTCGCCGGACTGGGGCCGTTGCAGCGCTACCTCGACGACCCCGAGATCGAGGAGATCTGGATCAACGAGCCGGGCAAGGTCTTCGTCGCCCGCTCCGGCCGTTCGGAACTGACCACGACCATCCTCGACGACGCGCAGGTGCGCGACCTCGTCGAACGGATGCTCCGCGCCTCCGGGCGCCGCCTGGACCTGTCGACACCCTTCGTCGACGCGTCGCTCGCCACGGGCGAGCGGGTCCACGTCGTCATTCCGGACATCACCCGGTCGGCGTGGGCGGTCAACATCCGCAAGTACGTGACGCGTGCCCGGCGCCTCGCGGACCTCGTCGCGCTCGGCTCCCTCACCCAGCAGGCGGCGACGTTCCTGGACGCGGCCGTGGTGGCGGGGATGAACGTCCTCGTCTCCGGGGCGACCCAGGCCGGAAGGAAACAGGTCAGTTAGCGGCCTGGCGGCTAACCGCCCGACGGAAGGAAGTAGCGGAAGCGCGTCGCTTTCAGGCTGGAGTCAGCTGCAACCCAGTCGGTCCACCAGCGGGTGTCGCCACCATCCGTCTGCACCGTGCCGTCGGCCTCTCTCCACCACTGAATGCCGTCGACCACGTACAGATCGGTAGGCGTGGTCTCGCGTGAGTTGTCGACCTCACCGATGGTCAGCTCCACCGTCTTCGCAGCGCCCGAGGTTCCTTTGACCTCCACGCGGCGTACGTCAGAGCCCTGGGTCACGAGCAAGTCGTAAGGCTTCGACGCACCCGTGTACTCGACTTCGTAGCCAAGCGAGATGTAAGCCTCAACGGCGAGGTTCACGGCGTGCCACTCGATTGCGCTCCTTACTGCGGAGTCCGCGATGTAGCCGCTATCTCCTCGCTTGTCCGCCTTCCCTCCTTGCCGGCTGGGGGAGGGGGCCGGACGGGGGACGCGCTCCAGCTCATCAAGACCCAGGACCTCCAGCACCTCGCGTGGCATTTTCACGAAGTAGGTCTGTTGAGCGCGGAGTTCGCGCTTATCGCTGAAGCCGAATGGAAAATAGAGCGAGCCGCCATCGTGCTCGGTCTCTAATTCGGCAAGAATTTGGCGGAGCTCGGCGTCGTGTGACCGCACGTCGGTGATGAGCACCGGGTCAGGCAGCAGCATAAAATTCAGAAGGGGCATTCGCCAGGCGGGACGGGGGGCCAGGCTCCCTGACGCTCGGCCGACGGTGCCTCTTGCCTGCCACTCAATGTCGGTGTCCTCGTAGGAGCCGGTCGCCTGGGACCATCCCACGATGCCTGGCTCACCGGCGAGGGATTTGTGCCAGTGCAGGACTACGTCGCCAGGCTGAACGTATGTAAGGAGCTCGTAACCCCAATATGGCCTACCGGAACCGTCGGCCGTCGGTGCGAATAGGTCGGCACCGAGATCGGATCGGTCCGTGATCTCCATCCAATACCGCTGCTCTGGATCGCCCGCCCACCACTCATTGATCGCCATTTGTTCATCATGCCGAAGATCGCGCCTTAGGTCTGGCTAGACCTACTGACGAGCCAGGAATCCCGCAAACTGCGCGTGTCGCTTCAAGGTGGTCCGGATGGCGTCCTTGATCGAGGACGGGCGGGTGCCCTCGCTACTGAACGCCTTTAGCTCGACGATGCAGGTCGACTGCTGGCTGTCTGGCCGGTCGACGGCGACGTCTGCGCGCACGGTGGCGTAGGGGGACTTGATGGTGCGCTCGTGCTCGGCCTGGATGTCGAGCATCCGCAAACACTTCGCGATCCTTTTGCCAAGCTGTGTCGGTTGGTTCGTGACACCGCCGTCGTACCAGGCGCGAGCCTGCTTCGCTCGCTCGGACTCGCGCTCGCGAAGGGGTCCATAGGTCGACGGATCCCAGTTCTCGGTGACGATGGAGAAGAAGTGCGACTTCTGGAACCGCCCGAGGTACGAGGGACTGGGCTCAAAATCCGGGTTATCGAGGTCTCGGCAAAGGTGATACAGATCAGCGGCGGCAATCGGGACTAAGCGAACATCAAAGTACAGCCGCGCACGATTAAGCTCGGTCAGCGGGAGCGTCCGGCGGTCGTCCTCGTTGAGCTCGCGATAGAAGGCGTTCCAGTCAAGCTTGTAGCCGTCACGCGCGTTCGTGAAACCGGCGACGCGGGTGATGCGCAACCCGTCGGTGACTGGCCAAAGCATGACCACCTGGTACTGGGAGAGGTCCTGCATCCGCGACATCTGCTGTGCGAGGAGATCGCCTACTCCTTCGATGGTCGCGCCGAGGGTTGCTGCATGGTCAGCGATCTGCTCGATGTTCTCGCGGAGCACTTCGAAGTCCGCGAGCGGCTGCTCCTGGTTGTGAAATGCGAAGGTCTCCTCGACGATCTCGGCCCACTCCTCCGGCAAAGGCCCCGCGAGCTCGAAGTCGCGCTGAAGCAGGATGCGCTCATTGCGGCTGGTGGCAGCGGCGAGGGCCGCCTGAAAGTCGCGGCTGGTGGTTAGCCACAGGAATAAGACCGGCACGTCCTTGAGGTCGCCCCTATCAAGAAGACTGAGCCGCTCAACGAACTGAGTGGGGACTGCGGACTTCTCGGCGACGTTCTCCTCGTACTGATCGATGACTGCGATAAGGAGCTCTGGCCGGTTCCGGCGACCGCGCGCGTCGCGGATCTCCTGCAGCAGGGTGGCCTCGGAGACGATGGCGGATCGTGACAGCTCCAGCACCTTCGTCTCCGGGAGGTGGGTGGCAAGCTCGCGCGCTGCTGAACTCTTGCCTGATCCGCTGCGACCAAAGATGGGAAGAAAGCGGATCCCCCCTGAGATCGCCATGGCGGCCTTCGCTCGCTGCACCAGCTCTAGCAATGGACGGTTGGGTCGCAGCCGCCCTCTGAAGGCGGGGTCGAGGTCTTCATATCGGGAAGGGAGCCGCGGGATCACGCCACGTAGGCTAACGGGTAGCCCGCCACCGCCCGGTGTTCACGCCCTCCCGCGGAGAGCGTGTCGTTACGACTGGACGTGGTGCGGGCTACTGCCCAGATGCCCAGCTCTGTGCGCATCCATCCCCGTCTCGGGCAAGATGGTCCTTGCCACCACCCCTCGGTGGCACGAGTTGCACCCGTGGGGGGACGCAGTAGCAGGGTGCAGAGGTCGCATCGTGGAGGGTCTGATCCGGACCCGAGGCGGTACCACGGTGGTAACGAAGGCACCACAGTTGGGCATCCGGTAAGCCAGCGGGCTCCGGGTCGAGTCACCGGACGTGGCTCGGTAGGTACATCGCCTGACCAGCCGGTAACCCGGATTGGTTGGCAGGGGAGCCGTACCAGAACTCACTAGTTCTGGAGGCTCCACATGCCTACGACTGACCCCGTTGTCCTCGCCCGCAACAAGCTTTCTGCCCTTCACGTGGGCAAAAAGCGCGGGCGCGTCCCCGATCCCGTGGCTGTAGCGGAAGCACGCCGGGAGCTGACCGCTGCCCACGTCGAGCGCGCCATTCGGAAGGCTCTGGATGCCGCCCCGCCGCTCACCCCCGAGCAGCGGGGGAACCTCGCCGCCCTCCTTATGGGAGTAGCGGACCGATGAGCGCAACGGGAAGCCGCCGTCCCGACGGCAACGGGACGGCGGCCAAGAGCACCGGGCAGGCAGCTCGTCTCAAGTTTGTCGCATGCCGCGACTGCACCGCCGCCTCGTGCGAAGACTGCGGGGGCGTCCACCACGACACGACCTGCCCCGTCGGCCGGACGCTCGCCAAGGTCGAGCGCAACGACCTCCGCTGGTTCGCCGCGCGTCCCTACGCCACGGAGCGCCGACGCCCGGCCAACTGGGCTGAGGCCGCGTCGGTGGAGCTGGAGTCGGGCTTCCTGCCGAGCCACGTCCACGTGATCCGGGGCAGCTCCGGCCAGCTGGCCTACGGCTACGGCGACAGCACGACCATCCGCGTGATGGTCATCGTGGGTGGTGGTCGGCGTGGCTGAGCGCCAGCTGTCCGTCGCGACCGCACCGTTCACCAAGACCGCCCACTGGCGGCAGAGCACCATCACCTGGAGCGGCCTCAAGGCGTGGATGGGCGACCCCGGCGACTCCAAGGAGTCCGGCGGCTACCTGCTGGGGGAGCTGCGGAAGACCACCGTCGACCACGTCGACCGAGCTGGCTGCACCGCGCTCCACCGCCGCAAGGGGTCCGTCGTCAGCCGGTGCGTGCTGGCCCTCGACGCCGACAGTGCCACGCCTGAGCTGGTGGAGCGCGTCAAGGCGCTGGGCGTGGCGACGCTCGTCCACACCACGTGGAGCCACACGCCCGACGAGCCGCGCTACCGCATCCTCATCCTGCTGGACCGCGACGTGTCTCCCGAGGAGTACCGGCTGCTGGCCCGAGCGGTGATGAAGGCTCTCGGCATCGAGCAGTTCGACACGAGCTGCGAGCAGGCCGAGCGGTTCATGTTCCGGCCCGCCACGCAGGACCCCGACGCCTACCAGCACTGGACGTTCGACGGTGACCCGCTGGACGTGGGGAGCTGGCTCGCTCGTCAGCTCGACCGGCTGCTGGACGAGCCTGACGCAGCTCCCGAGCCAGCGGAGCGGCGGAGTGCCCCGGTGACCGCCAGCGCCGAGTACGCCGCTCACGTCCGTGGCGTCATCGCCTGGACGCTCGGCAAGCTCGACGAGCTCCGAGACCTGCCCAACGGGTTCACCGTGTCGTGGCCCGGTGCCAAGGCACCCGACAAGGAGCCGGGCGAGGTCGGCTGGGACTACGGCGCGTACCTGGCCGCACAGCGGCTGGTGCAGGCCAGCAACTCTGGCATCGGCTACTCGCTGGAGGACGCCAAGCGCGACTTCACGAAGCACGCTCCGCCCGCTGACGACCGCTACGACCCCGAGCACAAGTGGGAGGACGCCGTGGCGTTCGTCGGAGACCAGGGGACGCCGTACCAGAGCGCGGCGGAGGAGTTCGACGCGGTGGAGGCCGACGAGCCGAGCTCGGCGGACGTGAACGGCGTCCGCGAGAGGTTCGCCCGGCTGGACCTGTATCAGCTTCTCGACCCCAACCGCCCTGAGCGCGAGTGGGTCGTCCATGACCTCGTCCCTGCCGGCACGGCGGTCGCCATCGTGGCACCGGCAGGCGTGGGCAAGTCGCTGCTGCTTCTCGCGATGGCGCTCGACATCGCACGTGGGAAGCCCGACTTCGCTGGGCTTGTCATCCCGCAGGCGCGGCGCGTGCTCATCGTCGACATGGAGAACACCGCCGACGACTACGCCGAGCGGCTGTCGAGCTTGGGCATCACCCGAGACAACGTCGCCGACCTGGACGACCGCTTCGTCCTTATCGACCTGCCTCCGCTCGCCGCGCTCGACACGGCGGAGGGTGGCCGCGAGTTGATGTCGATCCTCGACGCCTACGACATCGGCCCTGGGGATGTGGTCGTCTTGGACAGCTTCCAGCGGGTCACCGAGGGCAAGGAGAACGACTCCGACACAGCGCGCGCCTTCTACCGCCACACCGGAGCCGTGCTCAAGAAGCGCGGCGTGACCGTAGTCCGAACGGACAACACGGGAAAGGATGCCGAGAAGGGCGCTCGTGGCACCTCCTCCAAGCGCGACGATGTGGACCTGGAGCTGCTGCTCACCCGTGATGCCGACGACCCCGGACGGCTCTACCTCAAGCCGGGCAAGTCGCGCCTCGCAGGGATCGCCTCGCTGACCCTGACGCAGGGGCATGACGAGGACGGCTGGCTCATCTACACCGCGTCGAGCAACCCGTGGCGGGCCAAGGTCGATCACGCGCTGCAGGTGCTGGCCGGGCTGGACCTTCCGTCCGACGCTTCCCAGCGGGACACGGAGAAGGCCGTCAAGGGTGCCGGGCACAAGGTGCCCCGCGCCGCGCTCCGAGAGGCGCTGAAGTTGCGGCGGGAGCTGGCAGGAGACGACCAGTGAGCGCGCCATCCGTCAACGGCGCGCCGCCCGCGCGCCGGTCACTCCCCAGGCACGCCGCTGTCCACGGCGCGGCACAGCGCGCTGTGCCGGCAATCGGCGGAGTACGTGGGCAAGGTCCGCGCCGCCAGTCCACGGCGCGGCACGGCGCGACCAGCACCCGCGACTCGTGCCGCTGCGCGCCGCCGCCCCCTCTCTCTAAGGGGCGGCGCGCGGCGCGGTCGCCCGCCCGCGCGGACAAGCAGAACAGATGAAACGACCCCTGACCGACAAGGAGACATCACCATGACCGAGAACACCATCGTCCCGACCGCCTACGCCGACGCCGCTCGCTTGATCATCGGGCTGATCAACGACACCGAGGACGCCGACCAGGCGCTGC
It encodes the following:
- a CDS encoding maleylpyruvate isomerase family mycothiol-dependent enzyme; translated protein: MIDDAARLIGREWAAFLELLGGSSWDSPTRLAGWTVEDLARHVHWGMTLEADALEIAAGSDDGHVDGHGGAVHGGTSVGERRAAGVDLEGPRDQIVPALRRARARLLAALAAVPTEPGTVLPMPYGDVPLELGLQVFVMEAAVHRSDLAHAVGADGLLAPDAHAAAATVLQAFWPALAAAAVATPPPGTAFLLRGTTVRVEVEYDGAGWGPPSGPPAVVVSGDDDAVLLAGYGRVPMDAAPVRVEGDRALARRLKEFVPGP
- a CDS encoding ATP-binding protein — protein: MIPRLPSRYEDLDPAFRGRLRPNRPLLELVQRAKAAMAISGGIRFLPIFGRSGSGKSSAARELATHLPETKVLELSRSAIVSEATLLQEIRDARGRRNRPELLIAVIDQYEENVAEKSAVPTQFVERLSLLDRGDLKDVPVLFLWLTTSRDFQAALAAATSRNERILLQRDFELAGPLPEEWAEIVEETFAFHNQEQPLADFEVLRENIEQIADHAATLGATIEGVGDLLAQQMSRMQDLSQYQVVMLWPVTDGLRITRVAGFTNARDGYKLDWNAFYRELNEDDRRTLPLTELNRARLYFDVRLVPIAAADLYHLCRDLDNPDFEPSPSYLGRFQKSHFFSIVTENWDPSTYGPLRERESERAKQARAWYDGGVTNQPTQLGKRIAKCLRMLDIQAEHERTIKSPYATVRADVAVDRPDSQQSTCIVELKAFSSEGTRPSSIKDAIRTTLKRHAQFAGFLARQ
- a CDS encoding AAA family ATPase, with the protein product MAERQLSVATAPFTKTAHWRQSTITWSGLKAWMGDPGDSKESGGYLLGELRKTTVDHVDRAGCTALHRRKGSVVSRCVLALDADSATPELVERVKALGVATLVHTTWSHTPDEPRYRILILLDRDVSPEEYRLLARAVMKALGIEQFDTSCEQAERFMFRPATQDPDAYQHWTFDGDPLDVGSWLARQLDRLLDEPDAAPEPAERRSAPVTASAEYAAHVRGVIAWTLGKLDELRDLPNGFTVSWPGAKAPDKEPGEVGWDYGAYLAAQRLVQASNSGIGYSLEDAKRDFTKHAPPADDRYDPEHKWEDAVAFVGDQGTPYQSAAEEFDAVEADEPSSADVNGVRERFARLDLYQLLDPNRPEREWVVHDLVPAGTAVAIVAPAGVGKSLLLLAMALDIARGKPDFAGLVIPQARRVLIVDMENTADDYAERLSSLGITRDNVADLDDRFVLIDLPPLAALDTAEGGRELMSILDAYDIGPGDVVVLDSFQRVTEGKENDSDTARAFYRHTGAVLKKRGVTVVRTDNTGKDAEKGARGTSSKRDDVDLELLLTRDADDPGRLYLKPGKSRLAGIASLTLTQGHDEDGWLIYTASSNPWRAKVDHALQVLAGLDLPSDASQRDTEKAVKGAGHKVPRAALREALKLRRELAGDDQ
- a CDS encoding protein NO VEIN domain-containing protein, which gives rise to MAINEWWAGDPEQRYWMEITDRSDLGADLFAPTADGSGRPYWGYELLTYVQPGDVVLHWHKSLAGEPGIVGWSQATGSYEDTDIEWQARGTVGRASGSLAPRPAWRMPLLNFMLLPDPVLITDVRSHDAELRQILAELETEHDGGSLYFPFGFSDKRELRAQQTYFVKMPREVLEVLGLDELERVPRPAPSPSRQGGKADKRGDSGYIADSAVRSAIEWHAVNLAVEAYISLGYEVEYTGASKPYDLLVTQGSDVRRVEVKGTSGAAKTVELTIGEVDNSRETTPTDLYVVDGIQWWREADGTVQTDGGDTRWWTDWVAADSSLKATRFRYFLPSGG